In a genomic window of Saccharothrix sp. HUAS TT1:
- a CDS encoding NADH:flavin oxidoreductase/NADH oxidase, translating to MSLLFSPLTVRAVTLPNRIAVSPMCQYSAKDGHPNEWHLVHLGSRAVGGAGLVLTEATAVQAAGRISPDDTGLWDDAHVDSWRPVVDFIHANGAVAGVQLAHAGRKASTYPPFAERRGGVADADGGWAPVAPSAEPFHESYRSPVELDGAGIARVVADFAAAARRALAAGFRVVEVHAAHGYLLHEFLSPLSNHRTDAYGGSPENRARLTREVTAAVRDAVGADVPVFVRISATDWVEGGWTAEDSVELARGLAALGADLVDVSTGGNVPSADIPTGPGYQVPFAEAVRRKADVPTGAVGMITDARQAEQVLADGSADLVLLGRESLRDPYWPLHAAQRLGVQVNPPRQYARAF from the coding sequence GTGAGCCTGCTGTTCAGCCCGCTGACCGTCCGCGCCGTGACGCTGCCCAACCGGATCGCGGTCAGCCCCATGTGCCAGTACTCGGCGAAGGACGGCCACCCGAACGAGTGGCACCTCGTGCACCTCGGCTCGCGCGCCGTCGGCGGCGCGGGCCTGGTGCTCACCGAGGCGACCGCGGTGCAGGCCGCCGGCCGCATCTCGCCCGACGACACGGGCCTCTGGGACGACGCGCACGTCGACTCGTGGCGGCCGGTGGTGGACTTCATCCACGCCAACGGCGCCGTCGCGGGCGTGCAGCTCGCCCACGCCGGCCGCAAGGCGTCCACGTACCCGCCGTTCGCCGAGCGGCGGGGCGGGGTCGCGGACGCCGACGGCGGCTGGGCGCCCGTCGCGCCGAGCGCCGAGCCGTTCCACGAGAGCTACCGGTCGCCGGTCGAGCTGGACGGGGCGGGCATCGCGCGGGTGGTCGCCGACTTCGCCGCCGCGGCCCGGCGCGCGCTGGCGGCCGGCTTCCGGGTGGTCGAGGTGCACGCCGCCCACGGCTACCTCCTGCACGAGTTCCTGTCGCCGCTCAGCAACCACCGCACCGACGCCTACGGCGGGTCCCCGGAGAACCGCGCCAGGTTGACGCGCGAGGTCACCGCCGCCGTCCGGGACGCCGTCGGCGCGGACGTGCCGGTGTTCGTGCGCATCTCCGCCACCGACTGGGTCGAGGGCGGCTGGACCGCGGAGGACAGCGTCGAGCTGGCGCGCGGCCTCGCGGCCCTGGGCGCCGACCTGGTCGACGTGTCCACCGGCGGCAACGTGCCGTCGGCGGACATCCCGACCGGCCCCGGCTACCAGGTGCCGTTCGCCGAGGCCGTGCGGCGGAAGGCCGACGTGCCCACCGGGGCGGTCGGCATGATCACCGACGCCCGGCAGGCCGAACAGGTCCTCGCCGACGGCTCGGCCGACCTGGTGCTGCTCGGCCGGGAATCCCTGCGCGACCCGTACTGGCCGTTGCACGCGGCACAGCGGTTGGGGGTGCAGGTCAACCCGCCGAGGCAGTACGCCAGGGCGTTCTAG
- a CDS encoding DUF3073 domain-containing protein codes for MGRGRAKAKQTKVARELKYSSHNIDVDALQRELSGGESAGVRRSEERFDDPSEDDYDDYRR; via the coding sequence ATGGGGCGCGGCCGAGCGAAGGCCAAGCAGACCAAGGTGGCGCGGGAGCTCAAATACAGCTCTCACAACATCGACGTCGACGCCTTGCAACGCGAGCTGTCCGGCGGCGAGTCCGCTGGGGTCCGTCGAAGCGAAGAACGCTTCGACGACCCGTCGGAAGACGATTACGACGACTACCGTCGCTGA
- a CDS encoding MFS transporter, translated as MAQQRSTRPGYRWVVLAIGAVAQGANAAVFLGLPAITPQLREHFGLSLPQVGLLLGAVNLGTMLTLVLWGAAADRRGERLVMAVGGFGAAGCLALAAFDGPVVAGLALVGVGLFGASVNAASGRAVLTWFPAERRGFAMGLRQTATPLGAALTAAVLPVVALRAGVPAAFLALAGCTAFVAVAVALWVREPPWAVRSGRGRHGVVLKDPGLIRLSAASGLLVVPQFTAAALMVELLHDHRGVAVGVAAGLFAAAQVAGGVGRLVVGAWSDRSPTRVGPLKALSVLIAAGFVLCAALDRAPVWVLAAALVPTAALALCWNGVAITAAGELAPPGRTGIALGMQNTANYLSATVTPPLAGWVAVTAGWPAALLLAAAAALGARVLLAVPLAAGRLAPELP; from the coding sequence ATGGCACAACAACGGTCCACGCGCCCCGGTTACCGCTGGGTGGTGCTCGCGATCGGGGCGGTGGCCCAGGGCGCCAACGCCGCGGTGTTCCTCGGCCTGCCGGCGATCACGCCGCAGCTGCGCGAGCACTTCGGGCTGTCGCTGCCGCAGGTCGGGCTGCTGCTCGGCGCGGTCAACCTGGGCACCATGCTCACCCTCGTGCTCTGGGGCGCGGCGGCCGACCGGCGCGGCGAGCGGCTGGTGATGGCGGTCGGCGGCTTCGGCGCCGCCGGGTGCCTGGCCCTGGCCGCGTTCGACGGGCCGGTGGTGGCCGGGCTGGCGCTGGTCGGCGTCGGCCTGTTCGGCGCGAGCGTGAACGCGGCGAGCGGCCGGGCGGTGCTGACCTGGTTCCCCGCCGAGCGGCGGGGGTTCGCGATGGGGTTGCGGCAGACCGCCACCCCGCTCGGCGCGGCGCTGACCGCCGCGGTGCTGCCGGTCGTCGCGCTGCGGGCCGGGGTGCCGGCGGCGTTCCTGGCGCTGGCGGGCTGCACCGCGTTCGTCGCGGTGGCCGTGGCGCTGTGGGTCCGGGAGCCGCCGTGGGCGGTGCGGTCCGGTCGGGGCCGGCACGGCGTCGTGCTCAAGGACCCGGGCCTGATCCGGCTCAGCGCGGCCAGCGGCCTGCTGGTCGTCCCCCAGTTCACCGCCGCGGCGCTGATGGTGGAGCTGCTGCACGACCACCGCGGCGTGGCCGTGGGCGTGGCCGCGGGCCTGTTCGCCGCCGCCCAGGTGGCGGGCGGCGTGGGCCGCCTGGTCGTCGGCGCGTGGTCGGACCGGTCGCCGACCAGGGTCGGGCCGCTGAAGGCGCTGAGCGTGCTGATCGCCGCCGGGTTCGTCCTGTGCGCGGCCCTCGACCGGGCCCCGGTGTGGGTGCTCGCGGCGGCCCTGGTCCCGACCGCCGCGCTGGCGCTGTGCTGGAACGGCGTGGCGATCACCGCCGCCGGCGAGCTGGCGCCACCCGGCCGGACCGGGATCGCGCTCGGGATGCAGAACACCGCCAACTACCTGAGCGCCACCGTGACGCCGCCGCTGGCCGGCTGGGTCGCGGTGACCGCCGGCTGGCCCGCCGCCCTGCTCCTGGCCGCGGCGGCGGCGCTGGGGGCGCGCGTGCTGCTAGCCGTGCCGCTCGCGGCGGGCCGGCTCGCTCCAGAACTCCCGTAG
- a CDS encoding aerial mycelium formation protein yields MIEVRPGGRRRIDRVLAPDYAEGVERLPLAEVRALRDEAAQEETDLSYLRRLLHARIDIVRAEQERRTSGGSAVVDQLATILASNAVGPATGLGRYQTQEPSRAEAHRRHVEALVSDVDLSDVSALSDDKLDLALRVFVGEEASVSSRRREVQAVVDALNAEIAGRYQNGTASVDELLAAERGWPTNPGRSKE; encoded by the coding sequence GTGATCGAGGTGCGTCCTGGCGGGCGCCGCCGTATCGACCGGGTGCTCGCCCCCGACTACGCGGAGGGTGTCGAGCGGCTTCCGCTCGCCGAGGTGCGCGCGCTGCGCGACGAGGCGGCGCAGGAGGAGACGGACCTGTCGTACCTGCGGCGGCTGCTGCACGCGCGGATCGACATCGTGCGGGCCGAGCAGGAGCGGCGGACGTCCGGCGGTTCGGCGGTGGTCGACCAGCTGGCGACCATCCTGGCCTCGAACGCGGTGGGGCCGGCGACCGGCCTCGGCCGGTACCAGACCCAGGAGCCGTCCCGGGCCGAGGCGCACCGGCGGCACGTCGAGGCGCTGGTCTCCGACGTCGACCTCTCGGACGTGAGCGCGCTCTCGGACGACAAGCTGGACCTGGCGCTGCGGGTGTTCGTCGGCGAGGAGGCATCGGTCTCGTCCCGGCGGCGCGAGGTGCAGGCCGTAGTCGACGCGCTGAACGCCGAGATCGCCGGGCGGTACCAGAACGGCACCGCCTCGGTGGACGAGCTGCTGGCCGCGGAACGGGGTTGGCCGACCAACCCGGGGCGTTCCAAGGAATAG
- a CDS encoding 3-keto-5-aminohexanoate cleavage protein, with product MSRPGSHGTLLTVAPTGAEHAKADVPQLPVTLAELVSTAQACEQVGAAMVHVHIRGADTRPTLDLGLLKEAVAALREHTDLVVQLSTGGAVTDPEADRLKVLDALPDSASCTMGTVNFGDDVFLNRWEFVVALHKGMQERGIVPEYEIFDIGQLASLRRLLDQHGLPAGGKVHVDLVMGVPGGMPGDAETLVAALRLLPEGASFSATGIGRTTLPVMLTALAAGGHLRVGMEDTTSYAKGQPVRDNAQLVARAAGLAKIAQRPPLSPAEARALLGVRSPVQV from the coding sequence ATGTCCCGACCCGGATCCCACGGCACGCTGCTCACCGTCGCCCCCACCGGGGCCGAGCACGCGAAGGCCGACGTCCCCCAGCTGCCGGTCACGCTGGCGGAACTGGTCAGCACCGCCCAGGCGTGCGAGCAGGTCGGCGCGGCCATGGTCCACGTGCACATCAGGGGCGCGGACACCAGGCCGACGCTGGACCTCGGGCTGCTCAAGGAGGCGGTGGCCGCGCTGCGCGAGCACACCGACCTGGTCGTGCAGCTGTCCACGGGTGGCGCGGTGACCGACCCGGAGGCCGACCGGCTGAAGGTGCTCGACGCGCTGCCCGACTCGGCGTCCTGCACCATGGGCACGGTGAACTTCGGCGACGACGTCTTCCTGAACCGCTGGGAGTTCGTCGTCGCCCTGCACAAGGGGATGCAGGAGCGGGGCATCGTCCCGGAGTACGAGATCTTCGACATCGGCCAGCTGGCGTCGCTGCGGCGGTTGCTGGACCAGCACGGCCTGCCCGCGGGCGGCAAGGTGCACGTCGACCTGGTGATGGGCGTGCCGGGCGGCATGCCCGGTGACGCGGAGACGCTGGTGGCGGCGTTGCGGCTGCTGCCGGAGGGCGCGTCCTTCTCGGCGACGGGCATCGGGCGGACCACGCTGCCGGTGATGTTGACGGCGTTGGCCGCGGGCGGGCACCTGCGGGTGGGCATGGAGGACACCACCTCGTACGCGAAGGGCCAACCGGTCCGGGACAACGCGCAACTGGTCGCGCGCGCCGCGGGGTTGGCCAAGATCGCCCAGCGCCCGCCGCTGTCGCCCGCGGAAGCACGCGCGCTCTTGGGCGTGCGCAGTCCGGTACAGGTTTGA
- a CDS encoding folate-binding protein YgfZ: protein MNSPLLTAPGAVAPFEGAPDQGVPWHFGDPFAEQRSAARSVAVFDRSHRAVIAIPGDDRLTWLHSLTSQHFTALGEGRGTEALILDVQGRVEHHAVVANVGGVAYLDTEASRAGELLAYLTRMVFWSKVEPRDATAELAVLTVVGPEVAGLFDRLAVPLPEGPNGVVALEGGFARRMTWPGQDAVDLVVPRGELAAWWARLTDAGARPAGSWAFEALRVESLHARLGVDTDEKTIPHEVNWIGGAVHLDKGCYRGQETVSKVHNVGRPPRRMLLLHLDGSREVQPETGDPVLVDDRVVGRVGSVALHHELGTIVLALVKRSVPPETELLVGAEDRRVQASVDPDSVPPDTPGLGREAARNLGR from the coding sequence GTGAACTCACCGCTGTTGACCGCCCCCGGCGCGGTCGCCCCGTTCGAGGGCGCCCCCGACCAGGGCGTGCCGTGGCACTTCGGCGACCCGTTCGCCGAGCAGCGCTCGGCCGCGCGGTCGGTCGCGGTGTTCGACCGGTCGCACCGGGCCGTCATCGCGATCCCCGGCGACGACCGGCTGACCTGGCTGCACTCGCTGACCAGCCAGCACTTCACCGCGCTCGGCGAGGGCCGGGGCACCGAGGCGCTGATCCTGGACGTGCAGGGCCGGGTCGAGCACCACGCCGTGGTGGCGAACGTCGGCGGCGTCGCCTACCTCGACACCGAGGCGTCCCGGGCGGGCGAGCTGCTGGCGTACCTGACCAGGATGGTGTTCTGGTCGAAGGTCGAGCCGCGGGACGCGACCGCCGAGCTGGCGGTGCTGACCGTCGTCGGCCCGGAGGTCGCCGGGCTGTTCGACAGGCTGGCCGTGCCGCTGCCGGAGGGCCCGAACGGCGTGGTCGCGCTGGAGGGCGGTTTCGCCCGCCGCATGACGTGGCCGGGCCAGGACGCGGTCGACCTGGTCGTCCCGCGCGGCGAGCTGGCGGCGTGGTGGGCCAGGCTCACCGACGCGGGCGCGCGCCCGGCGGGCAGCTGGGCGTTCGAGGCGCTGCGGGTGGAGTCGCTGCACGCCCGGCTCGGCGTGGACACCGACGAGAAGACCATCCCGCACGAGGTGAACTGGATCGGCGGCGCCGTGCACCTCGACAAGGGCTGCTACCGGGGCCAGGAGACGGTCTCGAAGGTGCACAACGTCGGCCGGCCGCCGCGCCGGATGCTGCTGCTGCACCTGGACGGCTCGCGCGAGGTGCAGCCGGAGACCGGCGACCCGGTGCTGGTGGACGACCGCGTGGTCGGCCGGGTCGGCAGCGTCGCGCTGCACCACGAGCTGGGCACGATCGTGCTGGCGCTGGTCAAGCGCTCGGTCCCGCCGGAGACCGAGCTGCTGGTCGGCGCGGAGGACCGCCGCGTCCAGGCGTCGGTCGACCCCGACTCGGTGCCGCCGGACACGCCGGGCCTCGGCCGGGAGGCGGCCCGCAACCTCGGCCGCTGA
- a CDS encoding Fur family transcriptional regulator — MDTAGAPKALRKTLHERGLRMTPQRQLVLDAVRELGHATPERICQRVQVTAPTVNITTVYRTLDLLDRLGLVRHTHLGHGAPNYSVDEHEHVHLVCHRCGRVDEVPCDLLAPLGGTLRERHGFELDASHLALSGTCRECLSQSAPKESE; from the coding sequence GTGGACACCGCCGGCGCTCCGAAAGCCCTGCGCAAGACGCTGCACGAACGCGGCTTGCGGATGACACCCCAGCGCCAGCTGGTGCTCGACGCGGTGCGCGAGCTGGGGCACGCGACGCCGGAGCGGATCTGCCAGCGCGTCCAGGTCACCGCGCCCACGGTCAACATCACCACGGTCTACCGCACGCTCGACCTGCTGGACCGGCTCGGCCTGGTCCGGCACACCCACCTCGGGCACGGCGCGCCGAACTACTCGGTGGACGAGCACGAGCACGTGCACCTGGTGTGCCACCGGTGCGGCCGGGTGGACGAGGTGCCGTGCGACCTGCTCGCGCCGCTCGGGGGAACACTGCGGGAGCGGCACGGGTTCGAACTTGATGCGAGCCACCTCGCGCTGTCCGGCACCTGCCGCGAGTGCCTGAGCCAGAGCGCACCGAAGGAGTCCGAGTGA
- a CDS encoding aminodeoxychorismate lyase codes for MRVLALLDGTLADPDAPLIRVDDYGLMRGDGIFETILVVDGKPRELGPHLDRLARSAAMLDLPEPDRAAFERAVDLVLDNWTGGAEIALKLVYTRGVEGGDGTPTGFALGLDIAPKVLAQRVDGIAAVTLDRGIEPGLMERAPWLLLGAKSLSYAVNMAAIREAERRGAAEVVFTTSSGSVLEGPTSTLIMARGRTLVTPPAELGILPGTTQAALFRAAGREGWAVEVRPIEVEELYAADGVFLASSVRKVTRVHTLDGKALPDSTELHARLAALYESEY; via the coding sequence ATGCGCGTGCTCGCACTACTGGACGGAACGCTCGCCGATCCCGACGCCCCGCTGATCCGCGTCGACGACTACGGCCTGATGCGCGGCGACGGGATCTTCGAGACGATCCTCGTCGTCGACGGCAAGCCCCGGGAGCTGGGTCCGCACCTGGACCGCCTGGCCCGCTCGGCCGCCATGCTCGACCTGCCCGAACCCGACCGGGCCGCGTTCGAGCGCGCCGTCGACCTCGTGCTGGACAACTGGACGGGCGGCGCGGAGATCGCGCTGAAGCTCGTCTACACGCGTGGGGTCGAGGGCGGGGACGGCACGCCGACCGGGTTCGCCCTCGGCCTGGACATCGCGCCCAAGGTGCTGGCCCAGCGGGTCGACGGCATCGCCGCGGTCACCCTGGACCGGGGCATCGAGCCGGGCCTGATGGAGCGCGCGCCGTGGCTGCTGCTCGGCGCCAAGTCGCTGTCGTACGCGGTCAACATGGCGGCGATCCGCGAGGCCGAGCGGCGCGGCGCGGCCGAGGTCGTGTTCACCACGTCGTCCGGCTCGGTGCTGGAAGGACCCACGTCCACGCTGATCATGGCCCGCGGCCGGACCCTGGTGACGCCGCCCGCCGAGCTGGGCATCCTGCCCGGCACGACGCAGGCCGCGCTGTTCCGGGCCGCCGGTCGCGAGGGCTGGGCGGTCGAGGTGCGGCCGATCGAGGTCGAGGAGCTGTACGCGGCGGACGGCGTCTTCCTGGCGTCGAGCGTCCGCAAGGTCACCCGGGTGCACACGTTGGACGGCAAGGCGCTGCCGGACTCGACCGAGCTGCACGCGCGGCTGGCCGCGCTGTACGAGTCGGAGTACTAG
- a CDS encoding glycosyl hydrolase family 18 protein: protein MRRPAIALLAVLLATAALPTPATAATGLTAAFSRTGATGKFVVANPTTAAVAGWSIKFDLPAGVTVSGAQHATTTQNGTRVTLTPAFYINTLQAGRDTEPYSPTFTLSQAADPTTCTVNGANCDGSGPPAPPPAPTTADFTLTGSTGKFVVTNNTDAVLADWSITFTLPAGVTASGAQHATISQTGNAVTLNPVHYNRSVGARRSTEPYSPTFTLSSAAEPVTCRVNNANCDGTPDTPPTPPANLHSPVKTTKTASLAWTASTPGSLPIAGYEVYNGTTLATTVTSTSATVTGLSPNTAYRFTVKAKDTKGALSTASNALDVTTNNPADDTQPPTAPANLRSTAKDAGSITLSWDAATDNRGVANYDVYQGATVKATVTGTTAKVDGLSPSTAYTFTVKARDLHDNTSAASNATTASTSDIVGGYARIGYFVQWGIYGRQYFVKNLDTSGAAARLTHLNYAFGNVDPVNLTCLHGVTKGTSPDPQDPNQGDGAGDAEADYSRPFSAAQSVDGVADTGWEPLRGNYNQLRKLKAKHPHLKVLISLGGWTYSKYFSDVAATDASRKKFVKSCLDVYIRGNLPVYNAAGGPGTAAGVFDGIDLDWEWPGAEGHPGNHVGPDDKRNNTLLIDEFRRQLDELGGQTGKRYDLTAFTPADPAKIEAGWDLPQVAKSLDIFNVQGYDFHGAGSDNSWEPNRTGHQGNLHADVDDPYPFHFSVEEAVDAYTSVGVNPRKITIGLAFYGRGWQGVQAGGKNGEWQSATGAAPGQFAEEAGTRGYSNLLASVPGCTVHHDEAAVATSCFTGNGGQWWTFDDAWAIQKKTAWLKQRGLLGAMIWEMSGDTANGALINAVDAGLK from the coding sequence ATGCGCCGACCAGCCATCGCGCTCCTGGCCGTCTTACTGGCCACCGCAGCGCTGCCCACCCCGGCCACCGCCGCCACCGGCCTGACCGCCGCCTTCAGCCGAACCGGCGCCACCGGCAAGTTCGTGGTCGCCAACCCGACGACCGCCGCCGTCGCCGGCTGGTCGATCAAGTTCGACCTGCCCGCCGGCGTCACGGTCAGCGGCGCGCAGCACGCCACGACCACCCAGAACGGCACCCGGGTGACCCTGACGCCCGCGTTCTACATCAACACCCTCCAAGCCGGTCGCGACACCGAGCCGTACAGCCCGACGTTCACCCTCAGCCAGGCCGCCGACCCGACGACCTGCACCGTCAACGGCGCGAACTGCGACGGCAGCGGCCCGCCCGCCCCGCCGCCCGCGCCGACCACGGCCGACTTCACCCTGACCGGCTCGACCGGCAAGTTCGTCGTCACCAACAACACCGACGCGGTGCTGGCCGACTGGTCGATCACCTTCACCCTGCCCGCCGGCGTCACGGCGAGCGGCGCGCAGCACGCCACGATCAGCCAGACCGGCAACGCCGTCACGCTGAACCCCGTGCACTACAACCGGAGCGTGGGCGCACGGCGGTCCACCGAGCCGTACAGCCCGACGTTCACGCTGAGCTCGGCGGCCGAGCCGGTCACCTGCCGGGTCAACAACGCCAACTGCGACGGCACCCCGGACACGCCGCCGACCCCGCCGGCCAACCTGCACTCGCCGGTGAAGACGACGAAGACCGCCTCGCTGGCGTGGACCGCCTCGACCCCCGGCTCGCTGCCCATCGCCGGGTACGAGGTCTACAACGGCACGACCCTCGCCACCACCGTCACGTCGACCAGCGCCACCGTCACCGGCCTCAGCCCGAACACCGCGTACCGCTTCACGGTGAAGGCCAAGGACACCAAGGGCGCGCTGTCGACCGCTTCCAACGCGCTCGACGTGACCACCAACAACCCGGCCGACGACACCCAGCCGCCGACCGCGCCCGCGAACCTGCGCAGCACCGCCAAGGACGCCGGCAGCATCACGCTGAGCTGGGACGCCGCCACCGACAACCGGGGCGTGGCCAACTACGACGTCTACCAGGGCGCCACCGTGAAGGCGACGGTCACCGGCACCACGGCCAAGGTCGACGGCCTCTCGCCGTCCACCGCCTACACCTTCACCGTCAAGGCCCGCGACCTGCACGACAACACCTCGGCCGCGAGCAACGCCACCACCGCGTCCACTTCGGACATCGTCGGCGGGTACGCGCGGATCGGCTACTTCGTCCAGTGGGGCATCTACGGCCGCCAGTACTTCGTGAAGAACCTGGACACCAGCGGCGCCGCGGCCAGGCTGACGCACCTCAACTACGCGTTCGGCAACGTCGACCCGGTCAACCTGACCTGCCTGCACGGCGTCACCAAGGGCACCTCGCCCGACCCGCAGGACCCGAACCAGGGCGACGGCGCGGGTGACGCGGAAGCCGACTACAGCAGGCCGTTCAGCGCGGCGCAGTCCGTGGACGGCGTCGCCGACACCGGCTGGGAGCCGCTGCGCGGCAACTACAACCAGCTGCGCAAGCTCAAGGCCAAGCACCCGCACCTGAAGGTCCTGATCTCGCTCGGCGGGTGGACCTACTCGAAGTACTTCTCCGACGTCGCGGCCACGGACGCGTCCCGCAAGAAGTTCGTCAAGTCCTGCCTGGACGTCTACATCAGGGGCAACCTGCCGGTGTACAACGCGGCGGGCGGGCCCGGCACGGCGGCGGGCGTCTTCGACGGCATCGACCTCGACTGGGAGTGGCCGGGCGCGGAGGGGCACCCGGGCAACCACGTCGGGCCGGACGACAAGCGGAACAACACCCTGCTGATCGACGAGTTCCGCCGCCAGCTGGACGAGCTGGGCGGGCAGACCGGCAAGCGCTACGACCTGACCGCGTTCACCCCGGCCGACCCGGCGAAGATCGAGGCCGGGTGGGACCTGCCGCAGGTGGCGAAGTCCCTGGACATCTTCAACGTGCAGGGCTACGACTTCCACGGCGCGGGCAGCGACAACTCGTGGGAGCCCAACCGGACCGGCCACCAGGGCAACCTGCACGCCGACGTGGACGACCCGTACCCGTTCCACTTCAGCGTGGAGGAGGCGGTGGACGCCTACACCTCGGTCGGGGTGAACCCGCGCAAGATCACCATCGGGCTCGCCTTCTACGGCCGCGGCTGGCAGGGCGTGCAGGCGGGCGGGAAGAACGGCGAGTGGCAGTCGGCGACCGGGGCCGCACCGGGCCAGTTCGCCGAGGAGGCGGGCACCCGCGGCTACTCGAACCTGCTGGCGAGCGTGCCGGGCTGCACCGTGCACCACGACGAGGCGGCGGTGGCGACGTCCTGCTTCACCGGCAACGGCGGGCAGTGGTGGACGTTCGACGACGCGTGGGCGATCCAGAAGAAGACCGCGTGGCTCAAGCAGCGCGGCCTGCTCGGGGCGATGATCTGGGAGATGTCCGGTGACACCGCCAACGGCGCCCTGATCAACGCCGTGGACGCCGGCCTGAAGTAG
- a CDS encoding biotin-dependent carboxyltransferase family protein yields the protein MLRTGPQALVQDLGRPGNAHLGVPPSGALDVPSLRLANRLVGNPEDAACLEVLLGGLALRANASCTAAVTGPSTPALVNGVPRDSPLHLAPGDTLTLGTPSGGLRCYVAVSGGIAVPADLGSRSTDLLSGLGPPPLRPDDELPLGEPTGVPVGADVLVPVRVPGELVVPVVLGPRDDWFDDPAGRLRAGRWTVSDRSNRVGLRLTGAVLDRAAHRVGRELPSEGLVTGAVQVPADGRPVVFLADHPTTGGYPVIGVVGADVLPLLGQAAPGTRLRFAPVA from the coding sequence GTGCTGCGCACCGGCCCGCAGGCCCTGGTGCAGGACCTGGGCCGGCCCGGCAACGCCCACCTCGGCGTCCCGCCCTCGGGCGCCCTGGACGTGCCGTCGCTGCGGCTCGCCAACCGCCTGGTCGGCAACCCCGAGGACGCCGCCTGCCTCGAAGTGCTCCTCGGCGGCCTGGCCCTGCGCGCCAACGCCTCCTGCACCGCCGCCGTCACCGGCCCGTCGACCCCGGCGCTGGTCAACGGCGTGCCGCGGGACTCGCCGCTGCACCTGGCGCCCGGCGACACCCTCACCCTGGGCACGCCCTCCGGCGGCCTGCGGTGCTACGTCGCGGTGTCCGGCGGCATCGCCGTCCCGGCCGACCTGGGCAGCCGGTCCACCGACCTGCTCTCCGGCCTGGGCCCGCCGCCGCTGCGGCCGGACGACGAACTGCCCCTCGGCGAGCCCACCGGTGTGCCGGTCGGCGCGGACGTGCTGGTGCCGGTGCGGGTGCCGGGCGAGCTGGTGGTGCCCGTCGTCCTCGGACCGCGCGACGACTGGTTCGACGACCCGGCGGGCCGGCTGCGCGCGGGCCGCTGGACGGTGTCCGACCGGAGCAACCGGGTCGGCCTGCGCCTCACCGGCGCGGTCCTCGACCGGGCCGCGCACCGGGTCGGCCGGGAGCTGCCGAGCGAGGGCCTGGTGACCGGCGCGGTGCAGGTGCCCGCCGACGGCCGGCCCGTCGTCTTCCTCGCCGACCACCCCACGACCGGCGGTTACCCGGTGATCGGCGTGGTCGGCGCGGACGTGCTCCCGCTGCTCGGGCAGGCCGCGCCGGGCACCCGGCTGCGGTTCGCGCCGGTGGCCTGA
- a CDS encoding allophanate hydrolase subunit 1: MQLRRCGTDAVLVEVGSLGEVEAVRAALADLPDVVELVPAARTVLVVAPGGLTAVRAALATADLAHRPGADGAEVVVPVRYDGPDLDLVAETAGLTAAEVVELHTGADYRVAFCGFAPGFAYLTGLPEPLRQPRLDSPRTKVPTGSVGVAGEYTAAYPRSTPGGWRLIGRTDAPLFDPRRPTPALLAPGDRVRFEATR, from the coding sequence ATGCAGCTGCGGCGTTGCGGCACCGACGCGGTCCTGGTCGAGGTGGGCTCGCTCGGCGAGGTGGAGGCCGTGCGCGCCGCCCTCGCCGACCTGCCGGACGTGGTCGAGCTGGTCCCGGCCGCCCGCACGGTCCTGGTCGTCGCGCCGGGCGGGCTGACCGCCGTCCGCGCGGCCCTGGCCACCGCCGACCTGGCGCACCGGCCCGGCGCGGACGGCGCCGAGGTGGTCGTCCCGGTCCGCTACGACGGCCCGGACCTGGACCTGGTCGCCGAGACCGCCGGCCTGACCGCCGCCGAGGTGGTCGAGCTGCACACCGGGGCCGACTACCGGGTCGCGTTCTGCGGGTTCGCCCCCGGCTTCGCCTACCTGACCGGCCTGCCGGAGCCGCTGCGCCAGCCGCGCCTGGACTCGCCGCGCACGAAGGTCCCCACCGGCTCGGTCGGCGTGGCGGGCGAGTACACCGCCGCCTACCCCAGGTCGACCCCCGGCGGCTGGCGGCTGATCGGCCGCACCGACGCGCCGCTGTTCGACCCGCGCCGCCCGACCCCCGCCCTGCTCGCCCCCGGCGACCGCGTCCGCTTCGAGGCCACCCGATGA